In a single window of the Arachis hypogaea cultivar Tifrunner chromosome 6, arahy.Tifrunner.gnm2.J5K5, whole genome shotgun sequence genome:
- the LOC112696919 gene encoding probable inactive leucine-rich repeat receptor-like protein kinase At3g03770, with translation MANRTHHPSVFLVVITILLSIYQSEQRQSQQSLILLRIQQILNFPVESSNWNNNHLDFCKGDSNSSSLTVVCYEGNITQLHIIGDRTSPLAKNFSMDSFVKTLTRLPSLKVLTLASLGLWGSLPDKIARLQSLEIVNVSSNFLYGALPREVSSLSNLQTLILDNNLFSGRLPNWLDSLSTLRVLSLKNNVFNGSLPNSLGSLENLRILSLSHNHFFGLVPDLSQLTNLQVLELDDNAFGPQFPRLGNKLVTLVLRNNSFRTGIPAGLSSYFQLEQFDISSNTFVGPFQPSLLSLPSITYLNISGNRLTGKLFENLSCNTQLEVVDLSSNLLTGSVPKCLISNFSNRTILYARNCLETRNQIQQPAPFCHTEALAVGILPDIKKKHKEKVSKVVISLGIVGGTLAGVALALLTFFLVRRGNSRRRMKNPPTRFISENAASGYTSKLLSEARYISQTKKFGTVGLPSYRSFSLEEIEAATNYFDTASLMSEDSYGKMYRGQLKNDSLVAIRCIKLKKRYSTQNFAHHIELISKLRHRHLVSALGHCFECSLEDSSVSKIFLVFEYIPNGTLRSWISDGDTMKSMSWIQRLGAVTGIAKGVQFLHTGIVPGVYSNNINAEDVLLDQNLVAKICSYNLPLLSNIGKIQHGSSSSGSKNSSMKKSVNYEDKSDIYHLGVILLELILGRAIILSKDADAFKELLQATIVADEEARRSIIDPAIRKECLDQSLKTMMEICVRCLTKEPAERPSIEDVLWNLQFAAQVQDAWRGDSQSSEGGSPPALSPLQSRRVSFH, from the exons ATGGCAAATAGAACTCATCATCCTTCAGTGTTTCTGGTTGTGATTACAATTTTACTTTCCATCTATCAATCCGAGCAACGGCAATCACAGCAATCTCTGATCCTCTTAAGAATTCAACAGATATTGAACTTTCCTGTTGAATCAAGCAATTGGAACAATAACCACTTAGATTTTTGCAAGGGAGattcaaattcttcttctctcactGTGGTATGCTATGAAGGAAACATAACACAGCTTCATATAATTGGTGACAGAACTTCACCACTTGCCAAGAATTTCTCAATGGATTCCTTTGTCAAAACCTTGACAAGGCTTCCAAGTTTGAAGGTCCTCACACTGGCCTCTCTTGGTTTGTGGGGTTCCTTGCCTGACAAGATTGCGCGGCTGCAGTCATTGGAAATCGTTAATGTTAGTTCCAATTTTCTGTATGGTGCCCTGCCTCGAGAGGTTTCATCGCTGTCGAATCTCCAAACACTCAttcttgataataatttgttttcCGGCCGGCTTCCAAATTGGCTTGACTCACTTTCAACCTTAAGAGTGTTAAGTTTGAAGAACAATGTATTCAATGGATCGCTTCCAAATTCTCTTGGTAGCTTGGAGAATTTGAGGATTCTTTCACTTTCACATAACCACTTTTTCGGGCTAGTACCTGATTTGAGCCAATTGACAAATCTTCAGGTGTTGGAACTGGATGATAATGCTTTTGGACCGCAGTTTCCTCGGCTTGGTAACAAATTGGTTACTTTAGTCCTAAGGAACAATAGTTTCAGGACTGGAATCCCTGCTGGATTAAGCTCATATTTTCAGCTTGAACAATTcgatatttcatcaaacacattcGTGGGGCCATTCCAGCCATCATTGCTGTCTCTTCCTTCCATTACCTATCTGAACATTTCTGGAAACAGATTAACAGGGAAGCTTTTTGAGAATCTGTCTTGCAATACTCAACTTGAAGTGGTGGATTTATCTTCGAATCTTTTGACAGGTAGCGTACCGAAATGCTTGATCTCGAATTTCAGTAATAGGACTATACTATATGCTAGAAATTGTTTAGAAACAAGGAATCAGATTCAGCAGCCGGCGCCGTTTTGCCACACGGAAGCTTTAGCCGTTGGGATATTACCTGACATAAAAAAGAAGCACAAAGAAAAAGTTTCTAAGGTAGTTATCTCCCTTGGCATAGTAGGTGGAACTCTTGCAGGAGTAGCACTTGCTTTGTTGACTTTCTTTCTTGTTAGAAGAGGAAATtctagaagaagaatgaagaatcctcCAACAAGGTTTATATCAGAAAATGCAGCTTCTGGATACACCTCTAAGTTGCTCTCTGAAGCAA GATATATATCGCAAACAAAGAAGTTTGGCACGGTAGGCCTACCAAGTTATCGAAGTTTTTCATTGGAAGAGATCGAGGCAGCTACAAACTACTTCGACACGGCTTCTTTAATGAGTGAAGATTCTTATGGCAAG ATGTACAGAGGTCAGCTGAAGAACGATTCACTCGTCGCCATAAGAtgcataaaactgaaaaagaggTACAGCACGCAGAACTTCGCACACCACATAGAGTTGATATCGAAACTTAGGCACCGGCATCTAGTCAGTGCTCTTGGACACTGCTTTGAATGTTCTCTAGAAGATTCAAGTGTCAGCAAAATATTTCTTGTCTTTGAATACATACCGAATGGCACACTCAGGAGCTGGATATCTG ATGGTGACACAATGAAATCAATGAGTTGGATCCAGCGCTTAGGAGCCGTGACCGGAATAGCAAAGGGAGTTCAATTTTTGCATACAGGGATTGTCCCCGGTGTATATTCGAATAATATCAACGCCGAAGATGTTCTACTGGATCAGAATCTTGTTGCGAAAATCTGCAGTTATAACCTGCCTTTGTTATCTAACATAGGAAAG ATTCAGCATGGAAGTTCTTCCAGCGGATCGAAAAATTCTAGCATGAAAAAAAG TGTAAATTATGAAGATAAGTCTGATATATATCACCTTGGAGTTATTCTACTAGAACTTATTCTTGGAAGGGCAATAATATTAAGCAAGGATGCAGATGCTTTTAAGGAACTG TTACAAGCAACCATAGTGGCTGACGAGGAAGCTCGAAGAAGCATCATCGATCCTGCAATTCGCAAGGAATGCCTGGATCAATCATTGAAGACAATGATGGAGATATGCGTGCGGTGCCTCACTAAAGAACCGGCAGAGAGGCCATCCATAGAAGATGTGTTGTGGAACTTGCAATTTGCAGCTCAGGTACAGGATGCATGGAGAGGCGACTCTCAAAGCAGTGAGGGAGGCTCACCACCTGCCTTATCACCTCTTCAATCTAGAAGAGTTTCCTTCCATTAG